One stretch of Candidatus Cloacimonadota bacterium DNA includes these proteins:
- the dnaX gene encoding DNA polymerase III subunit gamma/tau yields MSYIVLARKYRPQTFAEVYAQDHITQILHNAIIGNRIAHAYLFTGPRGVGKTSMARIFAKNLNCVEGPTVTPCNICHNCLEITSGTSNDVIEIDGASNTGVDDIRELQRELLYAPSQSPWKIYIIDEVHMLSKSAFNALLKTLEEPPENVLFIFATTEPFKVPPTIISRCQRYDFKRIPIDSIVKRLKELMKEENISIDAESLHLIARKADGSLRDALSLTDQVLSYCQDEVTIDKVRPIFGLIPTQVFGDLMHLVEAGDAPALLENLQRIFEQGADLQEFINNLMEFIRIVILRKVGSSPSEITPEEFPLYDDVAALFSQENLLYMLSMLMEARSEIKSSGNPFLIFELVMLKMCRLDEMEDVANLVLQLGSQNLPQPQAVRPAPTASPKPAPRPTTTSVPPPKAQAAEPPVSRRMEFNQENLDQNWERIVARVKRESGAASIALGQTKAEIKNSNKLNLKVSGGTYHSSLLGFKDQFQKILDELFQPSPRLNIELVESEAPTQVEIKRHTLEDLKKMDENLSHYIDATKSKLLP; encoded by the coding sequence ATGAGCTACATTGTACTTGCCAGAAAATACCGTCCGCAGACTTTCGCGGAGGTTTACGCGCAGGATCATATCACACAGATCCTGCATAACGCCATTATCGGAAACCGCATCGCGCATGCCTATCTTTTCACAGGACCGCGCGGGGTGGGAAAAACCTCGATGGCGAGGATATTTGCCAAAAACCTGAACTGCGTGGAAGGACCAACCGTAACGCCTTGCAATATATGTCACAACTGCTTGGAAATCACTTCCGGAACCTCGAACGACGTGATTGAGATTGACGGTGCCTCAAACACAGGTGTGGACGATATCCGCGAGCTTCAGCGTGAGCTTCTTTACGCGCCCAGCCAATCGCCTTGGAAAATATATATCATCGACGAAGTTCACATGCTTTCAAAAAGCGCCTTCAACGCGCTGCTTAAAACGCTGGAAGAGCCGCCGGAAAACGTGTTGTTCATTTTCGCGACCACCGAACCGTTCAAGGTTCCACCCACCATCATTTCCAGATGTCAGCGCTATGATTTTAAACGCATTCCCATCGATTCCATCGTGAAAAGGCTGAAGGAACTGATGAAGGAAGAAAACATTAGCATCGACGCGGAATCCCTGCATCTCATTGCCAGAAAAGCTGATGGCAGCCTGCGCGACGCGCTTTCATTGACCGACCAGGTGCTTTCATATTGCCAGGACGAAGTGACTATCGATAAGGTGAGACCCATATTCGGACTCATTCCCACGCAGGTTTTTGGGGATTTGATGCATCTGGTGGAAGCCGGAGACGCGCCCGCGCTTTTGGAAAATCTTCAGCGGATTTTTGAGCAAGGGGCGGATTTGCAGGAATTCATCAACAATTTGATGGAATTCATCCGGATTGTGATTTTGCGCAAGGTGGGAAGCTCGCCCAGCGAAATCACCCCCGAGGAATTTCCTCTTTACGATGATGTTGCCGCTCTTTTCAGCCAGGAAAACCTTTTGTATATGCTCAGCATGCTGATGGAAGCGAGGAGCGAAATCAAAAGCAGCGGAAATCCATTTCTGATTTTTGAGCTGGTGATGCTCAAGATGTGTCGGCTGGATGAAATGGAAGATGTGGCAAATCTGGTTTTACAGCTTGGTTCGCAGAATTTACCTCAGCCGCAAGCGGTTCGACCCGCGCCCACAGCTTCGCCAAAACCGGCTCCACGCCCGACCACGACAAGTGTTCCGCCTCCAAAAGCGCAAGCCGCGGAACCGCCTGTTTCGCGTCGGATGGAATTCAACCAGGAAAATCTGGACCAAAACTGGGAACGCATCGTTGCCCGGGTGAAACGTGAAAGCGGTGCCGCTTCCATCGCCCTCGGGCAGACCAAAGCCGAAATCAAAAACTCAAACAAGCTGAACCTTAAAGTTTCTGGAGGTACATACCACAGTAGTCTGCTGGGTTTCAAGGATCAATTCCAAAAGATTCTGGATGAGCTTTTTCAGCCCAGTCCGCGTCTGAACATCGAATTGGTGGAAAGCGAGGCTCCCACACAAGTTGAGATAAAACGGCACACCCTGGAAGACCTCAAGAAAATGGATGAAAATCTTTCCCATTATATTGATGCCACAAAATCAAAGCTGCTGCCCTGA
- a CDS encoding glutamine--tRNA ligase/YqeY domain fusion protein, with amino-acid sequence MENIEKPVVSNFIRTIIDRDLESGKHSKIVTRFPPEPNGYLHIGHAKSICLNFGLARDYGGICHLRFDDTNPIKEDIEYVDSIMEDVRWLGFDWADKLFYASDYFDQLYEYAEMLIHKGLAFVCDLCQEEIREYRGTLTVPGKNSPWRERSIEENLDLFRRMRDGEFEEGEKSLRAKIDMASPNLNMRDPVIYRIKKAEHHRTGTKWVIYPMYDYTHSLSDSIEGITHSLCTLEFEDHRPLYEWFLQNLPVHSFPQQIEFARLNLSYTVMSKRLLLELVKTNVVKGWDDPRMPTIAGMRRRGFPPAAIRDFADRIGVAKASSMVDFELLQFCVREELNQTAKRVMGVLDPIPLIIENYPDDSFEELEAINNPEDSSAGTRMIPFGKELYIEREDFVEDPPKGWFRLSPGAEVRLKHAYYVICKEAIKDEDGNIIKIICSYDPASRGGSTPDKRKVRGTIHWVSAAHAIDAEVRLYEQLFTLADMNEMEEGKSPEDYLNPESLKVLTGCKMEPSLASAEKGERFQLLRQGYFCVDLDSSPQKPVFNRIVTLKDGWARQQRKQ; translated from the coding sequence ATGGAAAACATCGAAAAACCAGTGGTATCAAATTTTATCCGCACGATTATAGACCGCGATCTCGAAAGCGGAAAACACAGCAAAATCGTAACTCGCTTCCCGCCGGAGCCGAATGGCTATCTGCACATCGGACACGCCAAATCCATCTGCCTGAATTTTGGCTTGGCGCGAGATTACGGCGGCATTTGCCATCTGCGTTTTGATGACACCAACCCCATCAAGGAAGATATAGAATACGTGGATTCCATCATGGAAGACGTGCGCTGGCTCGGTTTTGATTGGGCAGACAAGCTTTTTTATGCTTCGGATTATTTTGATCAGCTCTATGAATATGCTGAGATGTTGATCCACAAAGGTTTGGCGTTTGTTTGCGACCTTTGTCAGGAAGAAATCCGCGAATACCGCGGCACCCTCACCGTTCCTGGAAAAAACAGCCCCTGGCGTGAGCGCAGCATCGAGGAAAACCTCGATCTTTTCCGCAGGATGCGGGATGGCGAATTCGAGGAAGGTGAAAAATCCCTGCGTGCCAAGATTGACATGGCTTCTCCAAACCTGAACATGCGTGATCCCGTGATTTACCGCATCAAAAAAGCCGAACACCACCGCACCGGAACAAAATGGGTCATCTACCCCATGTACGACTACACCCACAGCCTTTCAGACTCCATTGAAGGCATCACCCACTCTCTTTGCACCCTGGAATTTGAAGACCACAGACCGCTGTACGAATGGTTTTTACAAAACCTGCCGGTTCATTCTTTTCCTCAACAGATTGAATTTGCCCGCTTGAACCTCAGCTACACCGTGATGAGCAAAAGGCTGCTCTTGGAATTGGTGAAAACCAATGTGGTAAAAGGCTGGGACGACCCCCGCATGCCAACCATTGCAGGAATGAGGCGCAGGGGTTTTCCACCCGCCGCCATCAGAGATTTTGCCGACCGCATCGGAGTGGCGAAAGCCAGTTCCATGGTGGATTTTGAGCTTCTGCAGTTCTGCGTTCGAGAAGAATTGAACCAAACCGCGAAGCGCGTGATGGGGGTTTTGGATCCGATTCCGCTCATCATCGAAAACTATCCTGACGACAGCTTTGAAGAGCTGGAAGCGATAAATAATCCCGAGGATTCCAGCGCCGGAACGCGCATGATTCCATTTGGCAAGGAACTCTATATTGAAAGGGAAGATTTCGTGGAAGACCCTCCCAAGGGCTGGTTCCGTCTTTCTCCGGGCGCTGAAGTGCGTCTAAAACACGCCTATTACGTAATTTGCAAGGAAGCCATAAAAGATGAGGATGGCAATATCATTAAAATAATCTGCAGCTATGACCCCGCTTCCAGAGGCGGCTCCACTCCAGACAAAAGAAAAGTGCGGGGCACCATCCATTGGGTCAGCGCAGCCCACGCGATTGATGCTGAAGTGCGGCTTTACGAACAGCTTTTCACCCTGGCGGACATGAACGAAATGGAAGAAGGTAAAAGCCCTGAAGACTACCTGAACCCTGAATCTCTGAAAGTGCTAACAGGCTGTAAAATGGAGCCTTCGCTCGCCTCAGCGGAAAAAGGAGAACGCTTCCAGTTGCTGCGCCAAGGCTATTTTTGCGTGGATTTGGACAGCAGTCCCCAAAAACCTGTTTTCAACCGCATCGTGACCCTCAAAGACGGCTGGGCGAGACAGCAGCGTAAACAATAA